From Paenibacillus sp. V4I7, one genomic window encodes:
- a CDS encoding DeoR/GlpR family DNA-binding transcription regulator: protein MYQEERLLKILDYIKEHHAMSVMDICSLLDVSRDTARRDIVKLVQEGVVIRTHGGVALPQLKKEIATYQERLIDETDSKRKIGKIAAKLVQDRETVILDVSTTVQSVAEQISAKNITAVTHSIDIVGILSGREDLQVYVLGGYLHTKNRLLYGPSVIDKLRELRADKAFIGATAIQADGLYFPYEDDVSVKKEMARRSDQVIVVADFTKFTSKSVYRLDFDFVDILITDQEVPNEIKEVLHHKNIAIIQCEEKDKDEEDNKDES, encoded by the coding sequence ATGTATCAAGAAGAACGATTACTGAAAATACTCGACTATATTAAAGAACACCATGCGATGAGTGTTATGGATATCTGCTCTCTTCTAGATGTTTCTAGGGATACAGCCCGAAGAGATATTGTTAAATTAGTACAAGAAGGGGTCGTCATTCGTACACATGGAGGCGTCGCTTTGCCTCAATTGAAGAAGGAAATAGCCACCTATCAGGAACGTTTAATTGACGAAACAGACAGTAAAAGAAAAATTGGGAAGATCGCAGCTAAACTAGTTCAAGATCGGGAAACAGTCATTTTAGACGTATCAACTACGGTACAGTCTGTAGCAGAACAAATTTCAGCTAAAAATATTACGGCTGTCACACACTCCATAGACATTGTAGGGATTCTCTCAGGTCGGGAAGATCTGCAAGTTTATGTGCTAGGCGGCTATTTACATACCAAAAATCGGTTATTATATGGACCTTCCGTCATTGATAAGTTAAGAGAATTAAGAGCTGATAAGGCATTTATCGGAGCTACAGCTATACAAGCTGATGGGCTTTACTTTCCTTACGAAGATGATGTTTCTGTAAAAAAAGAGATGGCCCGCAGATCGGATCAGGTAATCGTCGTAGCAGATTTCACGAAGTTTACAAGCAAATCGGTTTATCGTTTAGATTTTGACTTTGTGGATATTTTGATTACCGATCAAGAGGTGCCTAACGAAATAAAAGAAGTACTCCATCATAAAAATATAGCGATTATTCAATGTGAAGAGAAAGACAAAGATGAGGAGGATAACAAAGATGAGTCTTAA
- the nagA gene encoding N-acetylglucosamine-6-phosphate deacetylase, protein MSLKILHNVNVVQPDDLVLPATLWIRNGIIEKLESGLSSLPVGEYELIDGQGHLLIPGMIDVHIHGANGFDMMDGSEQSIQEVSRACAETGCTSFLVTSVSSTIEELLTMIRSVKRVIGHEVGAKIAGLHLEGPYLNPKRKGMQNERFLRHPNLTEMQEIFNEANGLIKMVTIAPELPGGMELISFLKEKGVIIAVAHSDATYEEAKQAFEAGASHVTHCFNGMRPIHHRDPGLVVAAFEEEHVSLQAIVDGIHLHPAIVRMMHRLKGPDGMVLITDALQAMGLGDGNYVFGGHHVTVSDGVARLEDGTLASSTVTMNEALRLTIETGIPLKDAVQMASTTPARILSLNTLGRITKGFDADLVLLNEQFQVQWTMIRGHII, encoded by the coding sequence ATGAGTCTTAAAATTTTGCACAACGTAAACGTGGTTCAACCAGACGACCTTGTTCTACCTGCCACACTTTGGATAAGAAACGGAATTATTGAAAAGCTAGAAAGTGGTCTTTCTTCTCTTCCGGTGGGCGAATATGAACTTATAGATGGCCAAGGACATTTATTGATACCTGGCATGATCGATGTGCATATCCACGGTGCTAACGGGTTCGATATGATGGATGGCAGTGAACAGAGTATTCAGGAGGTTTCGCGGGCTTGTGCTGAAACGGGCTGCACTTCGTTTCTGGTTACCTCTGTTAGCTCTACAATTGAAGAATTACTAACCATGATTCGTAGTGTGAAACGTGTAATCGGGCATGAAGTCGGGGCCAAAATTGCCGGGCTTCATCTAGAGGGTCCTTACCTGAATCCGAAGCGTAAAGGTATGCAGAATGAACGGTTTTTACGACATCCGAATCTTACTGAAATGCAAGAGATTTTTAACGAAGCAAATGGACTGATTAAGATGGTTACAATAGCCCCCGAATTACCTGGCGGGATGGAGCTCATCTCTTTTCTGAAAGAAAAGGGCGTCATCATCGCCGTTGCGCATTCGGATGCCACCTACGAGGAAGCAAAGCAAGCCTTCGAGGCCGGAGCGAGTCACGTAACGCATTGTTTCAATGGCATGCGTCCGATTCATCATCGTGATCCAGGTCTGGTTGTAGCCGCTTTTGAAGAAGAACATGTAAGCCTCCAAGCGATTGTGGATGGCATTCATTTGCATCCTGCAATCGTTCGAATGATGCATCGTCTGAAAGGACCCGATGGCATGGTACTTATCACAGATGCTTTACAAGCCATGGGACTTGGTGATGGGAATTATGTGTTCGGCGGCCATCATGTTACGGTTTCCGACGGTGTAGCTCGACTAGAGGATGGGACTTTAGCCTCCAGTACGGTTACGATGAATGAGGCACTGCGTCTAACCATTGAAACCGGCATTCCTTTAAAAGACGCGGTTCAAATGGCTTCAACCACACCTGCACGAATATTAAGCCTTAATACCCTAGGCAGAATCACCAAGGGCTTTGACGCTGATCTTGTCTTGTTAAATGAACAATTCCAAGTGCAATGGACAATGATTAGGGGTCATATCATCTAA
- the pdxA gene encoding 4-hydroxythreonine-4-phosphate dehydrogenase PdxA yields the protein MTKPVIGITMGDGAGVGPEIIMKALGDKDVYEGCRPFVIGDAKILERAGHVVQSQLQIRSISSLSEAKYAFGVVDCLDLNLLPTDLPFGQVSAEAGHAAFMYLKQAIEMANEGQIDAICTAPLNKAALHKSGHIYPGHTEILAELTGTQDFAMMLSAPKLKVIHVTTHIGIIDAVKMIEPQRVYNVIRMAYETLQKAGYVNPRIAVCGINPHAGENGLFGYGEEDEKIVPAVERAQKEGIQVQGPLPADTLFFRTTRGDFDIVVAMYHDQGHGPVKVLGLEAGVNITVGLPIIRTSVDHGTAFDIAGKGVADEQSMKEALRQAIELAPKRNN from the coding sequence ATGACGAAACCGGTCATTGGTATTACTATGGGGGATGGAGCAGGTGTCGGTCCCGAGATCATTATGAAGGCATTGGGGGATAAGGATGTCTACGAAGGCTGTCGCCCATTCGTCATTGGAGATGCCAAAATTTTGGAGCGAGCAGGACACGTTGTCCAGAGTCAGCTGCAAATTCGTTCGATATCGTCCCTATCGGAGGCGAAGTATGCTTTTGGAGTTGTGGACTGTTTGGATTTAAATCTGCTGCCTACCGACCTGCCTTTCGGTCAGGTTTCGGCCGAAGCGGGACACGCTGCTTTTATGTACTTGAAGCAAGCAATCGAGATGGCTAATGAAGGACAAATCGATGCCATTTGTACAGCTCCCTTGAATAAAGCAGCTCTGCATAAGAGCGGTCACATTTATCCTGGCCATACCGAGATTTTAGCTGAATTAACGGGTACGCAAGATTTTGCTATGATGCTATCGGCACCTAAGCTGAAGGTCATTCATGTGACAACCCACATAGGTATTATTGATGCTGTCAAAATGATTGAACCGCAGCGCGTATATAATGTGATTCGCATGGCTTATGAAACACTCCAAAAGGCGGGATATGTGAACCCGCGAATTGCCGTGTGTGGCATAAACCCTCATGCCGGAGAAAATGGTTTGTTCGGATACGGTGAAGAGGATGAGAAGATCGTCCCAGCAGTGGAGCGTGCGCAAAAAGAAGGAATTCAAGTCCAAGGACCGCTCCCGGCAGATACGCTCTTTTTCAGAACGACAAGAGGGGACTTTGATATTGTGGTTGCTATGTATCATGACCAAGGGCATGGTCCTGTCAAAGTGCTTGGGTTAGAAGCAGGGGTCAATATTACTGTAGGATTACCGATTATTCGTACCAGTGTCGATCATGGAACGGCTTTCGATATTGCCGGCAAAGGGGTAGCCGACGAGCAGAGCATGAAGGAAGCTCTGCGTCAGGCGATCGAATTGGCACCGAAACGTAACAATTAA
- a CDS encoding four-carbon acid sugar kinase family protein produces MERISIIADDLTGASDSGVQFARNGLKTQVIFDWMSISDVDNEIDVIVIDTDSRSIAGEMAYQRAKSAALALKDKGFTWIYKKMDSTLRGNLGQEIKGVMDAFGFEAAFIAPAFPRIGRATVNGIHYLNGIPIHETEMARDPKTPVPDSDIARILLKQSGKSCANIDLSLLHDGLDSVSHYIKDAIKNNTKLFVFDAETDEDLKRIAALIQSFGSRVLWVGSAGLTEFLLPMDRPQKQENHHKKPSAQGPVMLVAGSISNITREQVAEVNQQANVTALEMNPLAAIGTPEVRDQEIESCLAKLLSALSEGKDVSLHAGTSPEQVNAAREKGAELGLEPSDVSNRIADTLGVITSKVVSAVPLKGLVLTGGDTAKAVCRNLGVHGIELQNEVEPGIPYGTLLGGDCLATVTKAGAFGNKKSLLHAMQFIHLEKGEKQK; encoded by the coding sequence GTGGAACGGATATCCATTATTGCAGATGATTTGACGGGCGCATCGGACTCTGGTGTCCAATTTGCCAGAAACGGGTTGAAGACGCAGGTTATCTTTGATTGGATGTCTATCTCGGACGTAGACAATGAAATAGATGTCATTGTAATTGATACGGACAGCCGCTCCATAGCGGGAGAGATGGCCTATCAAAGAGCCAAAAGCGCTGCACTCGCACTAAAGGATAAGGGCTTTACTTGGATTTATAAAAAAATGGACTCGACACTTAGAGGTAACCTTGGACAGGAAATCAAAGGCGTCATGGATGCTTTCGGTTTTGAGGCAGCTTTTATCGCACCTGCATTTCCGAGAATTGGTCGAGCGACAGTGAATGGGATTCACTATTTGAATGGGATTCCTATTCATGAGACGGAAATGGCAAGAGATCCGAAGACTCCAGTACCGGATTCGGACATCGCACGTATCCTCCTTAAACAATCAGGGAAGAGTTGTGCCAATATTGATTTATCCTTGCTGCATGACGGTCTAGATTCGGTGAGCCACTATATTAAGGACGCAATAAAGAACAACACGAAATTGTTCGTTTTCGATGCTGAAACCGACGAGGACCTGAAACGCATCGCCGCACTTATTCAATCATTCGGCTCCCGAGTTCTCTGGGTAGGATCTGCAGGTTTAACAGAGTTTCTGTTACCGATGGATCGTCCTCAGAAACAAGAAAATCATCACAAAAAACCATCTGCGCAAGGACCCGTAATGTTGGTTGCCGGCAGTATATCGAATATTACTCGCGAGCAAGTAGCGGAAGTCAACCAACAAGCGAATGTGACAGCATTAGAAATGAACCCGCTCGCAGCCATTGGTACACCTGAAGTGAGAGATCAAGAAATTGAAAGTTGCCTAGCTAAATTACTGTCCGCCCTTTCCGAAGGGAAGGATGTTTCTTTGCACGCAGGTACTTCGCCTGAGCAGGTAAACGCAGCAAGAGAAAAAGGGGCAGAACTAGGATTAGAGCCTTCGGACGTATCCAATCGTATCGCAGACACTCTAGGGGTCATTACAAGCAAAGTTGTTTCAGCCGTGCCGCTCAAGGGACTCGTACTGACTGGTGGCGATACGGCCAAGGCGGTCTGCAGAAACTTAGGCGTACATGGTATTGAACTGCAAAATGAAGTGGAGCCAGGCATTCCTTACGGAACGTTGCTTGGAGGGGATTGTTTGGCGACGGTGACCAAAGCTGGAGCTTTTGGAAACAAAAAGTCTTTATTACATGCCATGCAATTTATCCATCTTGAGAAAGGGGAGAAACAGAAATGA
- a CDS encoding sigma-54-dependent Fis family transcriptional regulator — MKINVLAIAPYVGLRDLLLEMVQEETAIHMDVEVADLQEAIPLVQLAEERGYNMIVSRGGTASLIRQHSSLPVVDIPVSGYDILRVLTLVRKANSKVAIIGFPNICKAVSEVSSLLEFKIPTFSIGDPSEVKSALRQAFQSDVKIVLGDAVTVRAAQEMGYHGILITSGRESVSDMFQEVSRVFDVYRRGQEKVMFYREILDNDARAIFALDQKKNVTYINKAAGNMIGGKPEEDVCGSSIQLLFPVLYKLIQQFEETPGTKDLLQQFLHVNDQQYKVSVTAHGTVGPFHYLVSLDSIENWRNERRFAAYIPSRITTFNQLVGSSSILKKTILRASKYAQTNRNVWISGEKGTGKTMFAQAIHSASKRHDLGFYMISCEEMTEQELDGLLMGTKEELSLPETGFAGTLYLNNVDRLDRVAQDKWLQVVKHYKSIRFVASSSTTLNRLRSRADVNHDLIMALSELHFTIPPLRERVEDLDEIVRVIIASYNSQSGKQIVGFRDSAMDELMQYHWAGNLRELVNAIHEMLILTKGNYVESKEAALVIDRYRQSANLNIATASTQIDLRGTMEEIERRIITHVLQEEGMNQSQTCKRLGINRTTLWRKLNKTLNNET, encoded by the coding sequence ATGAAAATTAACGTTTTAGCCATAGCTCCCTACGTTGGGTTAAGAGATCTTTTGCTCGAGATGGTGCAGGAAGAAACAGCTATTCACATGGATGTGGAAGTGGCTGACCTGCAGGAGGCCATACCGCTAGTGCAGCTTGCTGAAGAACGCGGTTACAATATGATCGTAAGTCGCGGAGGCACGGCCAGCCTGATTCGCCAGCATTCTTCCCTTCCAGTAGTGGATATCCCTGTATCTGGTTACGATATTTTACGAGTGTTAACGCTCGTTAGGAAAGCAAACTCCAAAGTAGCCATCATCGGTTTTCCTAACATATGTAAAGCTGTGTCAGAGGTGTCAAGTCTATTAGAGTTTAAAATCCCTACATTTTCTATCGGGGACCCGTCGGAGGTAAAGAGTGCGCTGCGGCAAGCTTTTCAATCTGATGTGAAAATCGTACTGGGCGACGCCGTTACGGTACGTGCCGCGCAGGAGATGGGTTATCATGGGATCTTGATTACTTCGGGACGAGAATCGGTAAGCGACATGTTTCAAGAAGTGAGTAGAGTCTTTGATGTATATAGACGAGGGCAAGAAAAGGTGATGTTTTATCGGGAAATATTGGATAACGACGCAAGGGCTATCTTTGCTTTGGATCAAAAGAAGAACGTGACATATATAAATAAGGCAGCAGGTAACATGATAGGCGGAAAGCCGGAAGAAGATGTGTGCGGTAGCAGTATACAATTGCTTTTTCCTGTCCTATATAAATTAATTCAACAATTTGAAGAAACGCCGGGCACTAAGGACCTGCTGCAGCAATTCCTTCACGTGAACGACCAGCAATATAAAGTCAGCGTCACGGCTCATGGAACAGTAGGCCCTTTTCATTACTTGGTTAGCCTAGATTCCATTGAAAATTGGAGAAATGAGCGAAGATTTGCGGCTTATATCCCTTCAAGGATCACTACCTTTAATCAGTTAGTCGGTTCGAGTTCTATCCTCAAGAAAACGATATTACGGGCTAGTAAGTATGCACAAACCAACCGTAATGTTTGGATTTCAGGGGAGAAGGGAACGGGCAAGACTATGTTTGCCCAAGCAATTCATTCCGCAAGCAAGCGGCATGATCTGGGTTTTTATATGATTTCGTGCGAGGAGATGACGGAACAGGAATTGGATGGTTTGTTAATGGGCACCAAAGAGGAGCTTAGTTTGCCGGAAACAGGTTTCGCGGGGACCTTATATCTGAATAATGTGGACAGGCTAGATCGTGTAGCGCAAGATAAATGGCTCCAAGTCGTTAAACACTATAAGAGCATCCGCTTTGTAGCATCCTCTTCGACCACATTGAACCGACTGAGAAGCAGGGCTGATGTTAACCATGATCTCATTATGGCTCTTAGTGAGCTTCATTTTACGATCCCTCCGCTGAGGGAACGTGTGGAGGATTTGGATGAGATTGTAAGAGTGATCATTGCCTCATATAACTCACAATCAGGCAAGCAGATCGTAGGTTTTCGCGATTCGGCGATGGATGAACTAATGCAATATCATTGGGCGGGCAATCTGCGTGAACTAGTAAACGCAATTCATGAAATGCTTATATTAACCAAAGGGAATTATGTTGAATCCAAAGAAGCAGCGTTGGTGATTGATCGGTATAGGCAATCTGCGAACCTGAACATAGCGACGGCTTCCACACAAATAGATCTAAGAGGAACTATGGAGGAAATTGAACGGCGAATCATCACGCATGTCCTTCAGGAGGAAGGAATGAACCAGTCCCAAACTTGTAAAAGGTTGGGCATCAACCGCACAACGTTGTGGAGAAAGCTAAACAAAACGTTGAATAATGAAACATAA